The following coding sequences are from one Prochlorococcus sp. MIT 0604 window:
- a CDS encoding ABC transporter permease has translation MKFLEANNFFGYSFSMLSNDIFAPPSLNHFCGTDRLGRDVCLRTLQGSSLAIEVVFLAILFSLSLGLPLGLLSGYFGGFFDKCLSLIMDTIFSIPVILLSVVVAFVLGKGILNAALALCIVYSPQYFRLIRNQTILVKSETYVEAAQVAGADVKKIIFKYILPNVITPLPILLTLNAADAVLVLGSLGFLGLGVPADVPEWGSDLNLALAALPTGIWWTALFPGLAMFFLVLGLSFIGEDLEEIFDSQNSE, from the coding sequence ATGAAATTTTTAGAGGCCAATAATTTTTTTGGCTATTCATTTTCAATGTTAAGCAATGATATCTTTGCCCCTCCTTCTCTTAATCATTTTTGTGGCACAGATAGATTAGGAAGAGATGTTTGCTTAAGAACTTTGCAAGGATCATCATTAGCGATAGAAGTTGTGTTCTTAGCTATTCTTTTTTCATTAAGTTTGGGGTTGCCATTGGGATTATTAAGTGGATATTTTGGTGGTTTTTTTGATAAATGCTTATCACTAATAATGGATACTATTTTTTCAATACCTGTAATTTTGCTTTCAGTTGTTGTGGCTTTTGTATTGGGTAAGGGTATCCTTAACGCGGCTTTGGCATTGTGTATTGTTTACTCTCCTCAATATTTTAGATTAATCAGAAATCAGACAATATTGGTTAAATCCGAAACTTATGTGGAGGCAGCTCAAGTCGCAGGAGCTGATGTTAAAAAAATTATTTTTAAATATATTCTCCCAAATGTAATAACACCATTGCCTATTTTGCTTACCCTAAATGCTGCAGATGCTGTTTTGGTATTAGGAAGTTTAGGATTTTTAGGTCTTGGTGTTCCTGCAGATGTCCCAGAGTGGGGAAGTGATTTAAATCTGGCTCTTGCCGCTTTACCTACAGGTATTTGGTGGACGGCTTTGTTCCCAGGTTTGGCAATGTTTTTTTTAGTTTTAGGTCTTTCTTTTATAGGAGAGGACCTTGAAGAAATTTTTGATAGTCAAAATTCTGAATAA
- a CDS encoding 16S rRNA (cytosine(967)-C(5))-methyltransferase — translation MSIGYLQRKAAWEILLKVSSGDFSDHALEKVLKNYQFNPLDIAFITELSFGCIRYRKFLDLWTDHTSKITHKKQPPKLRWLLHIGLYQLLKMDKIPFPAAISTTVEVAKKTDLNGLAGTVNAILRNASRKLEQKIFPELSSDRKERISYLESFPLWLVKDLYKWVGNSEGENIIKAFNKKPSIDLRINQLKTNLDNFLKVLHENNIDAEIINDLHNGITLKSNPRSIKNLPGYSDGLWTIQDRSSQWIAPLLNPKEGEKILDACAAPGSKSTHLAELTNDSAEIIAVDRSAKRLKILQSNLERLNLKSVNTLKADATSLIELNPKFISYFDKILLDAPCSGIGTLSRNPDSRWSLSKEKIKSLTLLQEKLLESIFPLLKKDGTLVYSTCTICPDENNLLIERFIEKNKTLKLVSQKQILPSLDYPGDGFYSAIISYKS, via the coding sequence TTGAGCATAGGATATTTACAAAGAAAGGCAGCTTGGGAAATTTTATTAAAAGTTAGTTCTGGTGATTTTTCTGATCATGCTCTTGAAAAGGTTTTAAAAAATTATCAATTTAATCCTCTTGATATAGCTTTTATTACGGAATTATCTTTTGGATGCATAAGGTATAGAAAATTTCTTGATCTTTGGACGGATCATACATCAAAAATTACTCATAAAAAGCAGCCTCCAAAGTTAAGATGGCTTCTACATATTGGTTTGTATCAACTATTGAAAATGGATAAAATTCCATTTCCTGCTGCTATTTCTACCACTGTAGAAGTAGCTAAAAAAACAGATTTAAATGGTTTAGCGGGAACTGTTAATGCGATATTGAGAAATGCATCAAGAAAATTAGAACAAAAAATCTTTCCGGAATTATCTTCTGATAGAAAAGAAAGAATTTCATATCTTGAATCATTTCCATTATGGCTTGTGAAGGATCTTTATAAATGGGTCGGCAATAGCGAGGGTGAAAATATCATTAAGGCATTTAATAAAAAACCATCAATTGATTTGAGAATTAACCAATTAAAAACTAATTTAGATAACTTTTTAAAAGTACTTCATGAAAATAATATTGATGCTGAAATTATTAATGATTTACATAATGGAATTACTTTAAAATCTAATCCAAGATCTATAAAAAATTTACCAGGGTATAGTGATGGACTTTGGACAATTCAAGATAGATCTTCTCAGTGGATAGCACCTCTTTTAAATCCCAAAGAAGGAGAAAAGATTTTAGATGCTTGTGCAGCTCCAGGAAGTAAGTCTACCCACCTTGCAGAATTAACAAATGATAGTGCTGAAATCATTGCCGTAGATAGATCAGCAAAAAGATTGAAAATACTGCAATCAAATTTAGAAAGGTTAAATTTGAAATCTGTTAATACCCTTAAGGCTGATGCTACGAGTTTGATTGAATTAAATCCTAAGTTTATATCTTATTTTGATAAGATTTTATTAGATGCTCCATGTTCAGGCATTGGAACCCTTTCCAGGAATCCAGATTCTAGATGGTCTTTAAGTAAAGAAAAAATAAAATCTTTAACTTTATTACAGGAAAAACTTTTGGAGAGTATTTTCCCTCTTTTGAAAAAAGATGGCACTTTAGTTTATTCAACTTGTACTATTTGTCCCGATGAAAATAATCTATTAATTGAAAGATTTATTGAAAAAAACAAAACTTTAAAATTGGTTAGCCAAAAGCAAATTTTACCTAGCTTGGATTATCCTGGTGATGGATTTTATTCTGCAATAATTTCTTATAAATCTTAA
- the chlG gene encoding chlorophyll synthase ChlG, with translation MNDPKQLLGIKGASETSSIWKLRIQLMKPITWIPLIWGVICGAAASGNFEWTFSNVLASLACMLMSGPLLAGYTQTINDFFDKEIDAINEPNRPIPSGKISIKDVKIQIWVLLIAGLIVAFLLDLYAKHSFPSVLLLALGGSFVSYIYSAPPLKLKQNGWLGNYALGASYIALPWWAGQALFGKLTIVTAILTLAYSLSGLGIAVINDFKSVEGDSKLGLNSLPVVFGIKNASRISAGLIDIFQLAMVVVLVIIGQHLASVILVLLVIPQITFQDMWLLRDPLKFDVKYQASAQPFLITGMLVTALAIGHSFLVA, from the coding sequence GTGAATGATCCAAAACAACTATTAGGAATTAAGGGCGCCTCTGAAACATCAAGTATATGGAAACTCCGTATACAGTTAATGAAACCCATAACGTGGATCCCTTTGATATGGGGAGTAATTTGTGGCGCAGCTGCAAGTGGGAATTTTGAATGGACATTTAGTAATGTTCTAGCTTCATTAGCATGTATGTTGATGAGTGGACCGCTTCTGGCTGGTTATACCCAAACCATAAATGATTTTTTTGATAAAGAAATTGATGCAATTAATGAACCAAATAGACCAATTCCTTCTGGGAAAATTTCAATTAAAGATGTAAAAATACAAATCTGGGTATTACTTATAGCGGGTTTAATAGTTGCTTTTCTATTAGATTTATATGCTAAGCACAGCTTCCCCTCCGTCTTACTTTTGGCATTAGGAGGTTCCTTTGTTAGTTATATATATTCTGCTCCACCACTCAAATTAAAACAGAATGGTTGGCTTGGAAATTATGCATTAGGAGCATCTTATATAGCTTTACCTTGGTGGGCAGGACAAGCCTTGTTTGGGAAATTAACAATCGTGACTGCGATACTAACACTTGCTTATAGCCTCTCAGGACTTGGAATTGCTGTTATTAATGATTTCAAAAGTGTTGAAGGAGACTCAAAGCTAGGCTTGAATTCTCTTCCAGTAGTATTTGGAATTAAAAATGCAAGTAGAATAAGTGCAGGACTGATTGATATTTTTCAATTAGCAATGGTTGTAGTATTAGTCATTATTGGGCAACATTTAGCATCTGTAATTTTGGTTTTATTGGTAATTCCACAAATTACATTTCAAGATATGTGGTTACTAAGAGATCCTCTAAAGTTTGATGTCAAATATCAAGCAAGTGCTCAACCGTTCCTTATTACTGGAATGTTAGTTACAGCTTTAGCGATAGGACATAGTTTTTTAGTTGCTTAA
- a CDS encoding thiol-disulfide oxidoreductase DCC family protein, with the protein MKNKLTFLFDGGCPLCLRETNFLKKRDTLNQIAFIDINSKDYDQSLFNDISYSEAMSNLHGIIENGEIIRGLDVLAYSYELVGLGWVYYPLKIKLLSPLLRLVYRYWAKYRLQITGRSDIEKLCTSQCEQ; encoded by the coding sequence ATGAAAAATAAATTAACATTTTTATTCGATGGTGGTTGTCCACTTTGTTTGAGAGAAACAAATTTTCTTAAAAAAAGAGATACCTTAAATCAAATTGCATTTATAGATATTAATAGTAAGGATTATGATCAAAGTCTTTTTAATGACATCTCATATTCAGAAGCTATGTCAAACCTGCATGGGATTATTGAAAATGGTGAAATTATTAGGGGACTAGATGTACTTGCATATTCTTATGAATTAGTTGGTTTAGGTTGGGTTTATTATCCCTTGAAGATTAAGCTCTTATCTCCATTATTGAGATTGGTTTACAGATATTGGGCAAAATATAGACTTCAAATTACAGGTAGATCCGATATTGAAAAACTTTGTACCTCACAATGTGAACAATAA
- a CDS encoding DUF2256 domain-containing protein translates to MKNLSTKTCPVCNRPFEWRKKWKNCWDDVIYCSKRCSNRKSQR, encoded by the coding sequence TTGAAAAATCTTTCCACTAAAACTTGTCCTGTTTGTAATAGGCCATTTGAGTGGCGTAAAAAATGGAAAAACTGTTGGGATGATGTTATCTACTGTTCAAAAAGATGCAGTAACAGGAAGTCGCAAAGATGA
- the hisF gene encoding imidazole glycerol phosphate synthase subunit HisF: protein MVALRLIPCLDVAHGRVVKGVNFVNLRDSGDPVELACRYSDEGADELVFLDIRASVENRNTLVDLVSRTAKSVKIPFTVGGGIDSVSSINDLLRAGADKVSLNSSAVRNPDLISESSKKFGTQCIVIAIDARRKVNKVGEWEVYVKGGRENTGIDVLSWAKKVEELGAGEILLTSMDGDGTQNGYDLDLTESVANIVDIPVIASGGAGSLEDIYDVFKESRASAALLASLLHDKKLTLKEIKTFLLEKKLPIRPYE, encoded by the coding sequence ATGGTAGCTCTTCGTTTAATTCCTTGTTTAGATGTCGCCCATGGCAGAGTGGTTAAAGGTGTAAATTTTGTTAACTTGAGAGACTCAGGCGATCCTGTTGAATTGGCTTGTAGGTATTCTGATGAGGGTGCAGATGAATTAGTATTCTTAGATATTAGAGCTAGTGTAGAAAATAGAAATACATTAGTTGACCTTGTCTCTAGGACCGCAAAATCAGTAAAAATACCATTTACAGTGGGTGGAGGAATAGATTCTGTTTCTTCAATTAATGATCTTTTAAGAGCTGGAGCGGACAAAGTGAGCTTGAATTCCTCAGCTGTAAGAAATCCTGATTTAATTTCTGAAAGTTCTAAAAAATTTGGTACTCAATGCATCGTTATAGCAATTGATGCTCGAAGAAAAGTTAATAAGGTCGGTGAGTGGGAGGTATATGTAAAAGGAGGGAGAGAAAATACTGGTATAGATGTATTAAGTTGGGCAAAGAAAGTTGAGGAATTAGGCGCGGGGGAAATATTGCTTACTTCAATGGATGGTGATGGAACACAGAATGGATATGATTTGGATTTGACAGAATCTGTTGCAAATATTGTTGATATCCCAGTAATTGCTTCCGGAGGGGCAGGCTCTCTAGAAGATATCTATGATGTTTTCAAAGAAAGCAGAGCATCAGCAGCACTTTTAGCATCATTACTTCATGATAAGAAACTTACTTTAAAAGAAATAAAAACTTTCCTCCTCGAAAAAAAACTTCCAATTAGGCCATATGAATAA
- a CDS encoding DUF2862 domain-containing protein yields the protein MAETKLLPKIGSKIKININKVKDRLPAKLIDQISSSPKAVITGYKMTDGRSIGITAKFQNGEQNWFFPEEIEKG from the coding sequence ATGGCTGAAACAAAATTATTACCCAAAATAGGTAGTAAAATCAAAATTAACATTAACAAAGTAAAAGATAGACTACCAGCTAAATTAATCGATCAAATATCATCGAGTCCTAAAGCCGTAATAACAGGCTATAAAATGACAGACGGCAGAAGTATTGGAATCACAGCAAAATTTCAGAATGGTGAGCAAAATTGGTTTTTCCCAGAAGAAATTGAGAAAGGTTAA
- the ubiE gene encoding bifunctional demethylmenaquinone methyltransferase/2-methoxy-6-polyprenyl-1,4-benzoquinol methylase UbiE has translation MKFTKTIEVKNIFNKISYKYDFLNNLLSFGLHRLWKRKLVNLLEPLNGEDWADLCCGTGDLAFLISERVSPSGSITGIDSAEDILNIAKKKSELKKNKFIKWEIKDVLEINDYSKNYDGICMSYGLRNLNNVEEGIKKVFYLLRDKGRAGFLDFNHSTRNSLSNIFQKIYLRSIVVTISRLFNLGPEYAYIEKSISNFPKKNELINIAKEVGFKKAEYRTILGGQMGILILTK, from the coding sequence ATGAAATTCACAAAAACTATCGAAGTCAAAAATATATTTAATAAAATTTCTTATAAATATGACTTTTTAAATAATCTATTAAGTTTTGGGCTGCACAGATTGTGGAAAAGGAAATTAGTTAATTTATTGGAACCTTTAAATGGTGAAGATTGGGCTGATTTATGTTGTGGAACTGGTGATTTAGCATTCTTAATTTCTGAGAGAGTTAGTCCAAGTGGTTCAATTACTGGGATTGACAGTGCAGAGGATATTTTAAATATTGCAAAGAAAAAATCAGAGCTTAAAAAAAATAAATTTATTAAGTGGGAAATTAAAGATGTATTAGAAATTAATGATTATTCAAAAAATTATGATGGGATTTGCATGTCATATGGACTAAGAAACTTGAATAATGTTGAAGAAGGAATAAAAAAAGTTTTTTATCTTTTGAGGGATAAGGGAAGGGCGGGATTTTTGGATTTTAATCACTCAACAAGAAATTCTTTATCCAATATTTTTCAGAAAATTTATTTGAGATCAATTGTAGTAACTATTTCGCGGCTTTTTAATTTAGGTCCAGAGTACGCATATATTGAAAAAAGTATTAGTAATTTTCCAAAGAAAAATGAGCTTATAAATATTGCTAAGGAAGTTGGATTTAAAAAAGCTGAATATAGGACTATTTTGGGGGGACAAATGGGAATACTAATTTTAACTAAATAA
- a CDS encoding DUF721 domain-containing protein, giving the protein MDKKYLPIVNRRNPHPLKNCLDNFKKSCGELDKLSEINEKWKNLIGLELFQECKPLNIEKKILTIAVNHPQWRQALIYNKHKLKERIEKIGITLNEIKIIQNYEIKNKNIKATNAKIVWAKHPSRIHQNNMCICTLCNSPTPEGEIKRWGKCSFCFRKTKN; this is encoded by the coding sequence TTGGACAAAAAGTATTTGCCAATAGTGAATAGAAGGAATCCACATCCATTAAAAAATTGTCTGGATAATTTCAAAAAATCCTGTGGAGAATTAGATAAACTTTCTGAAATTAACGAAAAATGGAAGAACTTAATAGGCTTGGAACTATTTCAAGAATGCAAACCATTAAATATTGAAAAAAAAATACTTACTATTGCAGTAAATCATCCACAGTGGCGCCAAGCTTTAATCTATAACAAGCATAAATTAAAAGAAAGAATCGAGAAAATTGGAATAACTTTGAATGAAATAAAAATAATACAAAATTATGAAATTAAAAATAAAAATATCAAAGCTACTAATGCAAAGATAGTTTGGGCAAAGCATCCAAGCAGAATCCATCAAAATAATATGTGCATTTGTACTCTCTGTAATTCCCCTACTCCTGAGGGCGAAATCAAAAGATGGGGAAAGTGTTCTTTTTGTTTTAGAAAAACAAAAAACTAA
- a CDS encoding transglycosylase domain-containing protein — translation MQKIKFKSFVLIIPILIFSGISFYFFSLIFSTLKFDVSKNKKSRESKYSYVIFSSDNKILSKLSRKFEIDNSYHKIPFLLKHSFISSEDKRFYKHNGIDLKSISRALIQNIRSGYVKEGGSTITQQVARLLFLNNDLSFQRKIKEIFISLILEFRYNKNQILKLYLNNIYLGSGAYGVDEAAQVYFGKFIEELTLSEIALIAGLAPAPSIYSPYQNLELATKNRNKVLESMYVDGYISLANKNKSIKEKIKLNYQTADNFLDDKLLINFILQETDKKIGSKNDYKFLRIKSSINKDWQEKGQKISRYSGPKELEFVLLSIESNTGLIRTMITSKNPSINEYNRVISSVRPLGSTFKIIPYAAALIEGIKLSDKFEDLPICWESYCPKNFSEDYRGSISLIESFKSSSNIVPISITKKIGLKNIINLAHSFGLGYEQEFEEFPSLAIGAYGDNLLNITNAYSAINNNGKIQSPEIIEKIESFKKQPIWENKSISKKILDLNINKKINKLLEKSVKEGTSKAASIKGKKIFGKTGTSDGNKDLWFIGSIDNLTTGIWIGYDDNKESELSSGNAAYLWKKFISEIYKIPIKK, via the coding sequence GTGCAAAAGATTAAATTCAAATCTTTTGTTTTAATAATTCCAATATTAATTTTTTCTGGAATATCTTTTTATTTTTTTAGTCTAATATTTAGTACCTTAAAATTTGACGTTTCTAAAAATAAAAAGTCTCGGGAAAGCAAATATTCTTACGTAATATTCTCTTCTGATAATAAGATATTAAGCAAATTAAGCCGCAAATTTGAAATAGATAATAGTTATCATAAAATTCCATTTTTGCTTAAACATTCTTTTATATCTTCTGAGGATAAAAGATTTTATAAACATAATGGAATAGATTTAAAAAGTATTTCACGTGCCCTTATTCAAAATATTAGAAGTGGTTATGTTAAAGAGGGAGGAAGTACAATTACACAACAAGTTGCTAGATTACTTTTTCTAAATAATGATTTAAGTTTTCAAAGAAAAATCAAGGAAATATTTATATCACTCATACTTGAATTTAGATATAACAAAAATCAAATTTTAAAATTATATTTAAATAATATTTATCTAGGATCAGGAGCATACGGGGTAGACGAAGCTGCACAAGTTTATTTTGGAAAATTTATAGAAGAATTGACATTATCAGAGATCGCATTAATTGCAGGATTAGCTCCAGCTCCATCAATTTATTCACCTTATCAAAATTTAGAACTAGCTACTAAAAATAGAAATAAAGTTCTTGAATCAATGTATGTTGATGGATATATTTCCCTTGCAAATAAGAATAAGTCTATTAAAGAAAAAATAAAGTTAAATTATCAAACAGCTGATAATTTTTTAGATGATAAATTACTAATAAATTTTATTCTTCAGGAAACAGATAAAAAAATTGGAAGTAAAAATGATTATAAGTTTTTAAGAATTAAATCTTCTATCAACAAAGATTGGCAAGAAAAGGGTCAAAAAATATCAAGATATTCAGGGCCTAAAGAACTTGAATTTGTTCTGTTATCTATCGAATCAAACACAGGACTAATCAGGACAATGATAACCAGCAAAAATCCATCAATTAATGAATACAATAGAGTGATTTCATCTGTAAGACCTTTAGGTTCTACTTTTAAAATAATCCCTTATGCTGCTGCATTAATAGAAGGAATAAAATTAAGCGATAAATTTGAAGACTTACCAATATGCTGGGAAAGTTATTGCCCAAAAAATTTTTCAGAAGACTATAGAGGTTCAATATCTTTGATTGAATCATTTAAAAGTTCATCAAATATCGTTCCAATATCAATAACAAAAAAAATCGGCTTAAAAAATATTATTAATTTAGCGCATTCATTTGGACTAGGTTACGAGCAAGAGTTTGAGGAATTCCCATCATTAGCTATTGGCGCCTATGGAGATAATCTTTTAAACATCACAAATGCATATTCTGCAATAAACAATAATGGGAAGATTCAAAGCCCTGAAATCATAGAAAAAATAGAATCATTTAAAAAACAACCCATTTGGGAAAATAAATCTATTTCCAAGAAAATATTAGATTTAAATATAAACAAGAAAATAAATAAACTTCTTGAAAAATCTGTAAAAGAAGGCACTTCAAAAGCAGCCTCTATAAAAGGAAAGAAAATTTTTGGGAAAACAGGAACATCTGATGGAAATAAAGATCTCTGGTTTATTGGTTCCATTGATAACCTTACAACAGGGATCTGGATAGGTTACGACGATAATAAGGAATCTGAATTATCTAGTGGGAACGCAGCTTATTTATGGAAGAAGTTCATATCTGAAATTTATAAAATTCCAATTAAAAAATAA
- the trmH gene encoding tRNA (guanosine(18)-2'-O)-methyltransferase TrmH has protein sequence MSILPRRFERIKSVLDCRMKNLTVLVEDVNKPHNLSAILRTCDAAGVFEANFISKTNAVKTFNSTAQGSQKWVKLNNHENTITAISDLKNKGFMLYGTTLNSESVDYRNFDYSQDTCFVLGAEKWGLSNELISMVDQSIFIPMRGMVQSLNVSVAASILLFEAIRQRKNKGILPANGEGLNMDEYQKTLFEWCYPELAAVYKKSAKEYPKLNDQGELDRITDN, from the coding sequence ATGTCAATTTTGCCAAGAAGATTTGAACGAATCAAAAGCGTTTTAGATTGCAGAATGAAAAACTTGACTGTTTTAGTTGAGGATGTCAATAAACCACATAATTTATCTGCGATATTAAGGACATGTGATGCGGCAGGAGTTTTCGAAGCAAATTTTATTAGCAAAACTAATGCCGTTAAGACTTTTAATAGTACTGCACAAGGAAGTCAAAAATGGGTAAAACTGAATAATCATGAAAACACTATCACGGCAATATCTGATTTAAAGAATAAGGGTTTTATGTTATATGGAACGACTCTTAATAGTGAATCAGTAGATTATAGAAATTTTGATTATTCTCAAGATACATGTTTTGTTTTAGGAGCAGAAAAATGGGGACTAAGTAATGAACTTATATCAATGGTTGATCAATCAATTTTTATACCTATGAGAGGTATGGTTCAATCTCTGAATGTTTCAGTTGCTGCTTCTATATTATTATTTGAAGCTATTCGCCAAAGAAAAAACAAAGGTATATTGCCCGCTAATGGAGAAGGTTTAAATATGGATGAATATCAAAAAACACTTTTTGAATGGTGTTACCCAGAATTAGCTGCGGTGTATAAAAAATCAGCTAAAGAATATCCAAAGTTGAATGATCAAGGAGAACTTGATCGTATTACAGATAACTAA
- a CDS encoding cryptochrome/photolyase family protein, whose product MKQISIIFPNQLFRESPILKINCEVLILEDSLFFGNDKFHKLINHKNKLVFHRASMLAYKNYLEISGFKVLYIENKNNVSTVDHLSELIKNKYQKINLIDPHDFLIMKRINNFVESNNLALNILPSPMFMSSEDLKDLFASNTKKPLMGRFYENQRKSQKILVNPDDTPEGGKWSFDEMNRKKLPKKINIPDTPKLQKNKFVVNAERSLANFDIEFIGESNNFLYPTNFEEADAWLNDFFKHRFFLFGDYEDAISKENSFLWHSLLSPLLNSGLLTPDVVVNKALLFAKNNNVPINSLEGFIRQIIGWREFICLVYKKYGTKMRNSNFWNFEDKPIPKSFYQGNTGIEPVDVVIKNIIKFGYCHHIERLMIVGNFMLLCRIHPNQVYKWFMEMFIDSYDWVMVPNVYGMSQFSDGGIFSTKPYISSSNYVKKMSNFKSGPWCEIWDGLFWKFINDNESFFRKQYRLAMLTRNLDKMSEEKLNNHLKTADKFLRDIQ is encoded by the coding sequence ATGAAACAAATATCAATTATTTTCCCCAATCAACTTTTTAGAGAAAGCCCAATCTTAAAAATAAATTGTGAAGTTTTGATTTTAGAAGACTCATTATTTTTTGGAAATGATAAATTTCATAAATTAATTAACCATAAAAATAAGTTAGTTTTTCATAGAGCATCTATGCTCGCTTATAAAAATTATTTAGAAATATCTGGCTTTAAAGTTTTATATATCGAAAACAAGAATAATGTTTCTACAGTTGATCACTTATCGGAACTTATTAAAAATAAATATCAGAAAATAAATCTCATTGACCCTCATGATTTTTTAATAATGAAGAGGATTAATAATTTTGTTGAAAGTAATAATTTAGCTTTAAATATTTTGCCTTCTCCTATGTTTATGAGCAGTGAAGATTTAAAAGATTTATTTGCATCAAATACAAAAAAACCTCTTATGGGGAGATTTTATGAGAATCAAAGAAAGAGCCAAAAGATATTAGTTAATCCTGATGATACACCTGAAGGTGGTAAATGGAGTTTCGATGAAATGAACAGAAAAAAATTGCCAAAAAAAATAAATATACCCGATACACCTAAATTACAAAAAAATAAATTTGTAGTTAATGCAGAAAGGTCATTAGCAAATTTTGATATTGAGTTTATTGGAGAAAGTAACAACTTTTTATATCCAACTAATTTTGAAGAGGCAGATGCATGGTTAAATGATTTTTTTAAACATAGATTTTTCTTATTTGGAGATTATGAGGATGCTATTTCTAAAGAAAATTCTTTTTTATGGCACAGTTTACTTTCTCCTCTTTTAAATAGCGGCTTATTAACCCCAGATGTAGTAGTAAATAAAGCATTACTTTTTGCAAAAAATAATAATGTTCCTATTAACTCTTTAGAGGGCTTTATTCGTCAAATTATTGGATGGAGAGAATTTATTTGCCTTGTCTATAAAAAGTACGGAACAAAGATGCGAAATAGTAATTTTTGGAATTTTGAAGATAAACCAATTCCAAAATCTTTTTATCAAGGAAATACAGGAATTGAACCAGTAGACGTTGTTATAAAAAATATTATTAAATTTGGTTATTGTCATCATATTGAGCGGCTAATGATTGTTGGCAACTTTATGCTTCTATGTAGAATTCACCCCAACCAAGTTTATAAATGGTTTATGGAAATGTTTATTGATTCCTATGATTGGGTTATGGTCCCAAATGTTTACGGAATGAGTCAGTTTAGTGATGGAGGTATCTTTTCAACAAAGCCATATATATCAAGCTCTAATTATGTAAAGAAAATGTCTAATTTCAAAAGTGGCCCATGGTGTGAAATATGGGATGGCTTATTTTGGAAATTTATTAATGATAATGAAAGCTTTTTTAGAAAGCAATATCGTCTGGCAATGTTAACGAGAAATCTCGATAAAATGTCAGAGGAAAAATTAAATAATCACTTAAAAACGGCCGATAAATTTTTAAGAGATATTCAATAA
- a CDS encoding TIGR03643 family protein: MESIDIDRIIEMCWEDRTPFEAIEYQFGLKEEDAIKIMRQNLKSKSFKVWRKRVSGRNTKHMALKDSTRFKSTHKRKL; this comes from the coding sequence ATGGAAAGTATCGATATAGACAGAATAATAGAAATGTGTTGGGAAGATAGAACACCCTTTGAAGCTATCGAGTATCAATTTGGTTTAAAAGAGGAAGATGCGATAAAAATTATGCGTCAAAATCTTAAATCCAAATCTTTCAAAGTCTGGAGAAAGAGAGTTTCGGGAAGAAATACAAAACATATGGCCCTTAAAGATTCAACTAGATTTAAATCTACTCATAAAAGAAAATTATAA